GTACTGTTTTGTGAGGGGCACAGCACCAAAGGAAATAGTCCTCTGCCAGTCACCAAAGTGAATGGATAATTTCAATTGGTGCCtcacagtgcatggtatattagatttatattctgtccacattcactggatatgagcaatcgagcgctctgattggctactctactactaggatatcagctcatataccgggagtagagaaaaacaaaatggtggagcatgttgctgaaacaactgaggatgaaataaaaactctactcgaaaacaaaaccccaaaaattatcaagtatttaaaacaaacagaaatagctaaaagaatataggtcccccccgcaatatctcctgttccacactccagcccagtcggtggcggtaatgcacctttaagttggtttgccaaccaccaaaaaactctaaagaagaagaaaacccaacccgaacattaccaaaaaaaagcagcaaaatatggaataaaagtatttgatggtaagaacgtatctttttttttatttttcaagaattattattgttcaCACACATTACTCAGTCCAACAGTCCAAGTGATATtcatgtttattctatccacattatgagcaatcacatgctctgattggctactctactattaggatatcagctcatgtaccgtgagtagagaaaaacaaaatggcagcttaatcaagtatttaaaagaaacagaaatagctaaaataatatagctGTTTgtcgttgtcccccccccccccccccccccaaaaaaaaaaatctcctgttccacactccagcccagtcggtggcagtaatgcacctttaagttggtttgccaaccgccaaaaaacgctaaagaagaaaaacaaaatggtggagcgtgttgctgaaccaaacgaggacgaaataaaaactctactcgaaaacaaaaccctcaaaaaataaaaaaaagcaacaaaatatggaatcaaagtatttgatgataagaacgtatcttttttaaaaaaatttcaagcattattatagcacttttcacaaattcctgctgtcatttcaccggtttgtttacattctaagtggaaattatttggtcggacgttttgtataaagtttttatttatcgaatttacaaaaaataaaaatgctctgtttctcaaaatccagtgaatgtggataaaataaaacagttattccactcaatctcatcgtacgtggcttatagacaactcggagcTACGCGTCTCGTCAGTTTTTGGCTCATggatgactcaatttcatggaataacttaaatatccctaaaaattccaaactaagtgTTAAGATTGCatctcagcataaactcactggaggcagccatgtttgttgttcacGTCGGAGTGACCTTCGACCTGCGTGTGTGCAATGTGCCACTTGCCTCACTTGGCGTAATCATGACACGTagctctacacacacagaaatgctcgcggagccacagctgtgacttgagtcggctgtgtagcttgaaattgtgacatcagttcatccAGCATattccatgactgactcacactatatcctttttttttttgaatgtaaTGAGATACATTGCATAATcattggtggaactattttatgtcatgtgagccatgcttggccaatccctgcacaggaattttttgataAGGGATATAATCCTAACTATAGTATGGAGTATAGGGTGTGCATCACTGAACAGTCTTGTTTTAAGGAAGATTATGTGTGTGCATACCCGTCGAGAGACTCAATGCTGATATAATCCCTCTGACTGGAGCGTTGAATAAAACGGATACAGGTGATGGGGGTGAAAGAGTCCAGGCCTCGCTGGATAAGCTGCCGCTCCCGATCACCTGAGGGTGTACAGAGTATCTGTTTGGTCAGTCACTTTGTTCCTTGTGCTACTTCAAATTGAATATACAGTCAACGTGtgatgttaaataaataataataagcacTAATTGTTCAATTCCTTGATCAGACTCCAAACAAGTCAAAATCAGTTTACATTAACAATAGAAATtgcaggcccaccacaaggactatcacaacctggcctgacaacgcactctccaaactacaggactgctttaaacagacagattgggacttatttgaacaccaggaactggagacattcacaggaacggtgctggactagATCAAGTTCTGCATtgggaatgtgacggtggataaaaacatccgggtcttcccaaaccagaaatcctggatgaccagccaggtccactcactcctcagggctcgcaatgctgccttcaggtcaggtgatagagctctgtacagagctgctcgagctgatctgaaaagaggaataaataaagccaaggcagACCACAGGCTGcacatagagtcccacctgtccagcaacaacacatgggaggtgtggcagggcattcaggacatcacaaacttcagagactgtgatgcaccaacaggagactggagtgcgccactagcagaggagctaaattgcttctttgctcactttgaaacatctcagcagcactcatctgctcctgccctgcccccaccaccacacagttcctataccactcctttcactgtacaggagcacgatgtcagacgggtgctcctggcagtgaaccccaagaaagctgccggtccagatggtgtacctggtaaggtgctcagagcgtgcgcccaccagctcgcccctaccttcaccaggatctttaacctctccctggctcaggcagtcatcccgccctgcctaaaatctgcaacaataatcccacatcaaggaccacctccccccagacttcaacccctaccagttcgcatatcgcacaaacagatccacagaggacgccattgccatagctctccactctgcgctaaatcacctggagcagcagcaaagCTACGtccacatactctttgtggattacagttcagcttttaatacaataatcccggacatccttattagaaaactggacactctcggcctcccccctctcacatgtgcctggttaaaggactttcttactaaccggccccagactgtgagacttggcccccacttctcctccacccgcacgttgagcaccggctctccacagggctgtgtgctgagccccctcctgtactgcctctacacccacgactgtagtccgacccacaacaacaacaaccttatcgtcaagtttgctgacgataccacagtggtcggactcatctcaaagggagacgaggcagcctacagagaggaggtcctgaagttggcagcctggtgttcagaaaataaccttgctctgaacaccaagaaaaccaaagagctcattgttgacttcaggaagcacagcaccgacctagcccccctctacatcaacaacgtgtatgtggagagggtccacaccttccagtttctcagtgtcctcatctccgccgacatctcctggtcagcaaacattacagcagtcattaagaaggctcagcagcggctacacttcctgagagtcctcaggaagtacaacttaagctccaacctgctgctgaccttctaccgctcatccatcgagagcatgctgacgtactgtattacagtatggtacggcagctgcactgctgtagacagggagaggctccagagggtagttaaggcagcacagaagatcattggctgccctctcccctccctgatggacatttacacctcccgctgccttagcagagctaagaatattatcaaggacagctcccaccctggctttgatctgttcaacctgttgccctcagggaggcgctacaggtgcatcaggacaaagacaaatcgattaaaaaacatcttctttccaaaagccataaccgccctgaactcagatactgtatgctctgactttataactattttactaatttataatgtgcagtgctttataagatgactctctatgcaatacttttataatgtgcaatacctcactccataatgtgaaatgcaacacattcacctcaggactgtgcaccttacacacaacacatacacctcaggactgtgcaccttacacacagcacatacacctcaagtctgtgcaccttaccttaccttgcaatactccaaaatgtgtaatattttatcttataatgtgactctctcatgcaataatttataatgtgactgtctctgtgcaatactttatatgtgcattacctcactccataatgtgtagcacaacacatacacctcagactgtgcaccttacaccccttacaccccccccttttttctccccccttcctctctctctccacgctgtttgcactgttattggagatgctttaatatcattgtacatgtgtatagtgacaataaaggcattctattctattctattctagaaAGATGAtcatttgaataataataataataataaggtttGAATGATATTTTATGAGATACTAAAATTATTATGATATATGATATGAGTTCACATCTTTGACGTACTGTATTGATTGGCGATCACGTAGGGTATGTAGACATTGCCATCGGCCGACTTTGGCCACATGCAACTGTAGGAGGTGCAGGGATCAGCGTTTCTCCCATTATCGCCAACAACAGCAATGTCTCCTTCAATCAGCTCAGGTTCATCTCCACTACGAACTAACATACAAAGGGTTTTTGTAATAATTAGAATATTCAGTACATTTAATAAATTTTCAATATGTTTCTTCCTGCATCATTAATCAAATGGtgcattatttatttttatataaatatttcatcactgcctaaaagcagagctcctgatgagtttatgagcaaaatttttacaagggcacaaaattAACCTGAATACAATAATAACATtatagcaccatgaatgaaccactGAATTGTGTCGTGTCGTGTATTTCATGTCAGTGAATCACTGCATTATCTTGTGACAGTGaaaccaataatgagatatgcatcatagttacaatacatatttattcctttcttagaAACAACACCActgcatttattatggtgtgtgactctgctgggtgcctggtggacagcagtgaaccagcgctttcgctTTACATCATGAGCTCATCTGGTCATAAGGCCGATgatctgttgccatggcatggcgtccgtcatccactgtccacaattcagttaaatcgcatctcctccgtcagttctccatggatttccgttccagtggttttatttgaaagaactcatcactctgcacaaagtgtggtcgttgttttgtcaaatattttgttaacaagttagtaattaggccaaattaatgaattttccaggcctctcactagaattgtatatcCAGTTCTGATCaatcgatttcagttctgatcgatgttttgggtagatcttcccatgtggaacaaaacttggtggtttgtttgttgagtttcctgttgtaaacaatttgtttacaactttatttattttcagttaaatcatatggtatctcctccctcagttctcaatggatttcagttctgattgtttagtttgaaagaactcgaccttctgtgcaacacttggtcgttgtttCGTCAAACTTTTGCTaaagaactgctaattaggtcaacttcatgaattttgggacttctcattagaattgtatctcctgtcacagttctcacccgattccagttctgatcgatgttttgggtagatcttccctcggggaacaaaacttggtcatttgtttcttgattttcctgttggaaacaatttgtttacaactttgtttacaacttgtggatttcagttctgattgttttatttgaaagaacttgaccttctgcacaaaacttggtcattgttttgtcgatttttttgctaacaaattagtcattaggtcaacttaacacatttccttctgactagaattgtatctcctctctcatttatcatgcaaattcagttctgattgatgttttgcatcgatcttccctcagggaacaaaatttagtcctttgttgattttcctgttgtcaacaatttgtcgtggaggttggtcctctctcacattgccaCGTTTCAGTTCTggttgtcatggttgttttgatggcaggccagatgagctactatgtccttgacattctggttaCTATATAGTTATGATCCAATATTATCGGACATAAGAATCAATATATCAattaataagtgctggataaaaacccatctatcttatggaaataaaggtacaaatttcattgtccagtaGTTAAGTGTTGATGAGATGTTGTCTTGCACTGACTATCAGGTTCCCCATGGTGGTAGGCGTACATCATTAGTACTTACAGACATCatacggtcgcaaaagccatcaaaaatcaagttaccatattctcttaattaTGGAGGTCCACCATAAAATACCAGTGTTATATATTTATTAATGTTGTAAGTATGTTTCTGTTGTAAATACTGACTCGATTTGTAATATCCTGCACGCTGGCAGTGGTAGACTCTTTACCCTGTAGgggtcagtgtttgtttttgTGCCTGTGTGTACATACTGATGTTACTGTTCACCCTCTCGAGCCGCTCTCCCACAGACAGATCAGCAAGCGGGTCCTCCAGACCTATCAGACGAAACATTAGCATAGTAAATAACGGCTCAATAAGCAGAAGGAGATATTTATTATTCTGTATTAAAAGCATGTCCCCATTTAGAAGGCACCTGCCCTTTGATTTTCACGATGTATTTCCACGATATTTGAAGGCAGCATCACATGTATCCATTTGTAGACCATAATTCTGTTCACTTAAACAAAATTCCTTGATAGTGCTGACAGGCAGGTCAAACCAAACTGTTGCTGTGATTAAAGGAGCAATCAGCTACTAGCTAACATAAGTATAGCTGTGTTTAACAGCAGACAAAGTGTAGGCTGCTGATAGTGTGGGCATTTAGGAGGACTAGGAAGTGGATTATGATGTCTGCCAAGGTTCCTGTTCATTTGAAATGCTGTTCAGTTAAAGGATGCAACTAATGGTTGATGCCTTCAGAATGGAAGTTCATCGATAAAAAATCAATGTAATGTTAAAGCGCATGACTTACCACGGTACAGAGAAAACACAGCACATAAAAAAGACACAAATAATTATAAGTGCAATGAAATAAGTGCAAAAGAAAATTTGTTCACGTGCCACTCTTTCTACTCCTACAAAGACCTCATGCTTGCTATGGCTCACCTTGCTGAAAAATCCAGCTTAGCCTGACCAGCTACCAACTGGCAACATGGTCAAGCTGGTAGACCTTCTGGTAGAAAGGACTATTCCTGCTATGTTGTATACAAGGAATAATAAAGAAGCTGGAAAATCATACAGTAGATGACGAAGATGGTCTACCAGTTTCACCAGTTGTCTTGGGTTTTGGCGAGGCTTGTAGTCTGACTcgcgccctaattttaaggactcatagcctgacttggacttgagcactgatgactctgacttggactcatgcattaactgcattcagacttgtaaattggagatgagaactcagactttctttattttttgtaacatgccataataattcggcataagatatttatatctacattaatttttatactaattttttgcaagagaatgcacattcacatgttcatacatcatgttcaggaacaaactaatgttaatggcgctaaaatgcctggagagaagcccctaggattgttcgCTTTCCTTATACAgatttctcatgcagtgggaaaaaaaatgtactgctatgtgttccatatgtagaagaactatcgaggagatgatggggacaacctcgaacttcaatcatcatttggtaagactacacccagagaaggaagtgacatgctatgttcattgctctgttgatagcggggcttgcttgctgacagattaactagctagtgttaaccctctctcatgttatttgccctgttgatagcggggcttgcattggactcaactcggatcagtagtggactcgacttggactcgactctaaattttctttaatgacttggacttgactcggatttgagcactggggactcaagactggacttgaactcgaggtttagtgactcgactacaacactggttttgGCAGCTGGTCAGACCAAGGTGGCAGGTGGTGAATAGTCAATTCTTCAAACAGGTACTTAGAGATTTAGAATGCATATTGTTTTATTTGTAATATATGCATGCATGTCTCTCACCTCCTCTGCAGAACAGAGCAGCAGCAGGGCCAACAGACCCACAGTCACCTTATACACAAACATGCCTGCAGACGTCCTGTAGAGGAGGGCAGATACAGTTGAAGATCTCAACTATGATCCTTTGGTTTTGGGAGATGGTCTGGGAGTGCCAACTCCCTGATCCATGTGACTCATGAAGGGATTGTTTGAGCCTTTGACTAATACTTTCAATCAACTATATTTTGAGTAGGACTACAAACTATGCAGGCATTGAGACCTTCAACTCCtcaatattacattacaggcatttcacagatactcttatccagagtgacatacaacaggaccctgataaAGCCACAGCaatgggcagcctggggagcagttgggggttcggtaccttgctcaagggcactttagccacatctgctggtccagggaattaaactggtgaccttttggccccaaagctgcttctctaacctttaggccatggtttcccccatAGCAGGAACCTGAACGTTATTGCTTGATTGAGATCCTGAGTCTCGCTTAATTCTTACCTCAATGCTTAACATCACCTGAAGACGGTAGACTTGTACCCAAGAACTGTTGTTGCTGTTCATACCAGGACTCGTCTTCACAAAATGCATCCTTTCATCCTAAACATCCTTGCAACATGTAATACTGTTTGCCTTTACTCTTTTGGGGTGTTTCACAGTCAGAGTACACAAGTTTGTGTCACTAACATcaaaaaatcaagttcagtttttTGGCACAGTTTGTGAACTAAATGAGGCCCTTGATGGAAATTTACTTTCTGCTGAATGTTGTtggtgggggcggcatggtggtgtagtggttagcgctgtcgcctcacggcaagaaggtccgggctcaagccccatggccggcgagggcctttctgtgcggagtttgcatgttctccccgtgtccacgtgggtttcctctgggtgctccggtttcctattgtggccaatctttacatggaggaagtggaacataaagctttgaccactttttcaggagttgctcccagccactggttcagatatgtggatgacatctgggttaaaatcaaaacccatgaaatggaagccttctctaaacacatcaatgcagtggatatcaacatcaatttcacttgggaggacgtaagtgggaataatctagccttcttggattgtgatgtacacattagacaagacagaagccttagcatcgaggtctaccggaaaccaacacacacggaccagtacctactcttcgactctcaccacccactggaacacaaattgggggtcattaggaccttgcaacacagggctcagaacatccctacaatggtagagggaaaagagaaggagcagaatcacatcaggaaagtacttcagaactgcaggtatcccaactggtctttcttcaagagcagaaaaaggaacataacggacaaggaggataacaggaacaaacgcaagaacattgccattccctacatttctggtctatctgagaaaatcaggaggatcttctacaaacacaacattccggtacatttcagacccagtaacaccctgaagcagaaactggtccaccctaaggacagaatacccagacacaaacaagacaacatagtgtatgcaattcagtgcagtgaggaatgcacggactcgtatattggtgaaaccaaacaaccgcttcacaggcgtatggctcaacacaggagagccagttcctcaggccaggactctgctgtctaccttcatcttaacaacaaaggacactcatttcaggattgcaacaattttagccagagaggatcgttgttatgagcaaggagttaaagaagccatttttgtcaacctggaacggccatcactgaacagaggtgggggtctaaggctacgtttacattagaccatatctgtctcgttttctttgcggatgcactgtccgtttacattaaaccgcctggaaacgccgggaaacgggaatccgccagcgtcaacgtattcaatccagatcgtgtcagctctggtgctgtgtaaacattcagaatacgcggatacgctgtgctgagctctagctggtgtctcattggacaacatcactgtgacatccaccttcctgattcgctggcgttggtcatgtgacgcgactgctgaaaaacggcgcggacgtccgccttgtatcacctttcattaaagagtataaaagtatgaaaatactgcaaatactgatgcaaatactgcccattgtgtagttatgattgtctttaggcttgccatccttccacttgcaagtggtaagtgatatgcgctgggatcacacacacagcggctcagtcccgaatcacagcttgttcacttcactcacgtgctctgtgagctgctcaaggccggagtgcgcaccctccagagggcactcactgttcag
The genomic region above belongs to Neoarius graeffei isolate fNeoGra1 chromosome 6, fNeoGra1.pri, whole genome shotgun sequence and contains:
- the LOC132888120 gene encoding hatching enzyme 1.2-like isoform X1 gives rise to the protein MFVYKVTVGLLALLLLCSAEEPLFTMLMFRLIGLEDPLADLSVGERLERVNSNIIRSGDEPELIEGDIAVVGDNGRNADPCTSYSCMWPKSADGNVYIPYVIANQYSDRERQLIQRGLDSFTPITCIRFIQRSSQRDYISIESLDGCWSYIGRTGYAQTLSLARSGCVYYDTVQHELLHALGFNHEQTRSDRDSYIRVAWENIIEDKKHNFNKKATLNQNTPYDYNSVMQYHKTAFSKNGQPTMIPIPNSNVAFGTATEMSRNDILRINRLYNCCE
- the LOC132888120 gene encoding high choriolytic enzyme 1-like isoform X3; translated protein: MFVYKVTVGLLALLLLCSAEEDPLADLSVGERLERVNSNIIRSGDEPELIEGDIAVVGDNGRNADPCTSYSCMWPKSADGNVYIPYVIANQYSDRERQLIQRGLDSFTPITCIRFIQRSSQRDYISIESLDGCWSYIGRTGYAQTLSLARSGCVYYDTVQHELLHALGFNHEQTRSDRDSYIRVAWENIIEDKKHNFNKKATLNQNTPYDYNSVMQYHKTAFSKNGQPTMIPIPNSNVAFGTATEMSRNDILRINRLYNCCE
- the LOC132888120 gene encoding hatching enzyme 1.2-like isoform X2, which gives rise to MFVYKVTVGLLALLLLCSAEEVRDMHDPLADLSVGERLERVNSNIIRSGDEPELIEGDIAVVGDNGRNADPCTSYSCMWPKSADGNVYIPYVIANQYSDRERQLIQRGLDSFTPITCIRFIQRSSQRDYISIESLDGCWSYIGRTGYAQTLSLARSGCVYYDTVQHELLHALGFNHEQTRSDRDSYIRVAWENIIEDKKHNFNKKATLNQNTPYDYNSVMQYHKTAFSKNGQPTMIPIPNSNVAFGTATEMSRNDILRINRLYNCCE